GCGTGAAACGGCCAGCGTGAAACCACTGCCGTCAAAGGCCGTGAATTTCGCATGACCGGTCCAGTTCCATTTGTCCTGGACCGGGTTCCCTTCCGATAGAAATCCTGCGGAGCCGAGCCAGGTGCTGGTTCGCTTCGGTACAGGGACAGACTCGCTCGCGAAAATCACTTCGTGAGTCTCAGTCGACATCCGAATTCGGTGAAGGGATTGGCGGAATGAAGGTGCACGCAGCGATTCGTTGCCAACTCTTGGCTCTCGTGGTGGCAACGTTGGGACTGCTCAGTTCCACCGGCTGTCACGTGTTGACGCCCGCCCACATTCCGACACGCCCGCAATACATCGCCCCTGAGCTGCTCAACGATTCCACCAGCCAGGTGGAGTTCGGCGAGCCCCACAAGGTGCTCGACACGGCGGGATGGATCTGGGGCATCCCCGACAAAATCTTGCTGTGGGATCATCGGGTCGACAATCACCAAATCACCGGTCCGACCATCGAAACGGTCGCCAGCTACTTGGATGAAAACAACCTGCCTCACGTGAAGGTGCGAGTCAACCAATACGCACCTTTGAAAGACTTTCACCGACTGCAGCAAAACAAAACCGTCGCGTGGCCTTACCGTTACACCTTGGGTTTGTTGTCGGTTGGTGGCGAAACGATTCTGCCGGGTCGCTTCTTTGGTGGTGACCATTTCAACCCGTTTACGCAGACGGTGCATCTGTACAGTGATGTTCCCGCGATCGCGCTGCATGAACTGGCTCACGCCAAGGACTTCACGCGTCGTCGCTATCAAGGCACTTATGGCCTGGCGTACATGTTCTTCCCCACGTGGCACGAAACGATCGCTTCGCGAGACGTGATGGCGCATCTCTACGATCGTCACGACCGAGCCGGGATCATCGAAGCCAATCGCATTCTGTACCCCGCCTACGGAACCTATGTGGCGGGCACGGCCAGCTGGTTCATTCCCGGTGGCGGAACCGCGTTGTACTACGGGTGCGTGATCGCAGGTCATGCCAACGGACGCATGCTGTCGCGGGACGTGGATCAGCATTTGGCTGACTACCACCAAATGTTCCGCAGCCAACCGGTACCGCAGCAAGCCGTCCCTGGCATCTCCCAGCCTGGATTGTCACAGCCCGAGTGGTCTGTTCCCGAACCACAACCGATGTGGGACGAATCGCAACTGAACCCGCCCCAGGTCAGCCAAGTGGGCAGCAACGAATCGCCAGCGTCGACGACGCGCTGACGCAGCGGAGGAGCCCCCACGCGAATTTTGTCTCACGGGGCAGACGGGCCCACCCGCACTTTTCGCGGCGCGACGAGTTATGATTTCGTTTCTCCCAACGAATCATCCCACCTTGTTCGCGAATGCCCTGCCCATGAACACCTCCTGGAAGTTTCCTCTCACGCTCGTCGTTCTCACTGCCGCTTGGATGCCTCTCTGCTCACTCGCCGAATCGGCGGAACCCGAAACGCTTCCGCTTTGGACCGATGAAGAACTCGGATCCACCGAAGCCGATGACACCGAAGTCTTGAACGATCGAGGCGATCGAAATTCCTGGGTCACGGACATCTCGCGTCCGACCTTGACGGTCTACCACGCTGACCCAGCCAAGCATTCAGGAACGTCGATCGTGATTTGCCCCGGCGGTGGTTATGGCGGGCTGGCAATCGACAAAGAAGGCCACGTGGTGGCGGAATGGTTCGCCGAACAAGGCGTGACGGCTGGCGTTTTGAAGTACCGATGCGGCGGTGGTGCACACAAGCATCCGATCCCAATGGGCGATGCTCGCCAAGCCGTCAAGCTGATGCGAGATCACGCGGACGAATGGAAACTCGCGAAGGATCAAGTCGGCATCATGGGTTTCTCCGCAGGCGGTCACTTGGCATCGACCATCGCGACGGACCCGCAAACCGGCGTCAACTTT
Above is a window of Rhodopirellula islandica DNA encoding:
- a CDS encoding alpha/beta hydrolase, giving the protein MNTSWKFPLTLVVLTAAWMPLCSLAESAEPETLPLWTDEELGSTEADDTEVLNDRGDRNSWVTDISRPTLTVYHADPAKHSGTSIVICPGGGYGGLAIDKEGHVVAEWFAEQGVTAGVLKYRCGGGAHKHPIPMGDARQAVKLMRDHADEWKLAKDQVGIMGFSAGGHLASTIATDPQTGVNFAALIYPVISLDKEITHGGSKKNLLGESPSEELVHQMSRDEQVSSLTCPTFLVHAGDDKGVPVANSLRYYAACIEHGVPAEMHLFPTGGHGFGMFRGDRPVDQWPNQLKAWLQLNGWLK